TTGGCAGGCACGGTGGCACCGGCCAGCGAAAAGCCCTGCTCCCCTCCCGGGCAGACCACCGAACAGGCCCAGGCCGCCCCGCCCACAAGCATCATCCCCGTGCCGATCATCGAGGCACACATCACCACGCGTTTTCGCATCGTCACACTCCCTGCTTCAAGCCATCTGTCTCGGGTGAGAAGTCATCGGCGCCGACGCTACCTGATCTCCCCCCCGAACTTCAACGCAGATGCTCAGCGCGCAGGCACGAGCCCTTTCAGTTCAGCCCGACGAGCGCCTCGCCATCGAAGCAGCAGAAGTCGCAATGGGCCGAAAACGCCTCCCCGCAACGGGTGCAGATCTTGCGGCGCGGCCCGAACCCGGTGGGCGGCAGCGCGGTGAGGCGCACGTTGAGCTCGGGCAGCATCAGGGTACCGTCGACCGGGCAGCGCACCTGCCCCATCGCCCCGTAGCGCCCGCAACGCCGGCAGCGAAGCAGCGGGACGGTGGGCATCACCCCGGCCATCTCGACGCTCTCCAGGGGCACCAGCGCCTCGTCGTCGTGGGGGCAGCGCGTCTGATCGGGCGGCCCCTCGTAGCCGCAGGTGCGACAGACCCGAAACGTGGCCTGGGCGGCTCTCCCCACGAGCTCATCGCTGAGCACCAGGCCATCGTGCGGGCAATAGCGCGCGTCGGTCTCATAGCGTCGCCCGCAGCGCGCGCAGGCGCGCTGCGGGCCTTGCGGCGAGTCCACCGCCGCAACCCTGAGCGCGCATCCATCGTAGGGGCAGCGCTCCATGAGCGCAGGAAACGTGCGTCCGCAGCCGGGGCATTCGCGCGTATGAGGCGTCGGCTCGCCAGTGGCCAGAAGCTCCTGGAGGTTTTCTTTGAGCGCGGCGCGGGTGGCCTCACCCGAGGTGGCCGCGCCCCCGCCCTCCAGACGCGCCGACGGGGCATGATGAGGCGCCGGCGAACCTTCGAGCTGAAGGGTGCGCGCCACGTCCAGAGCGGTCGCCGAGGAGGCATCAGGCGTCGAGGGCCCCGCCGCAGCGCGCGCGCGACGCCGAAGCCAGATACCCGTCATCACCAGCAGCACCGCCGCCGCGGCCAGAAGCCACGCTGAAGCCGAGCTCGGAGCCCCCCCCGCTGCCGGTAGTGTCGCGACCACCGCGCATTGCCTGGTACGCCATGCGTTCATCGTTGCGTCCGATCGTAGGATGACCACCCGAGAGCCTTCTCTCGAATATAACAACGTCAGCGGCGCAGGGAAAAAGTCGTCGGGAGCTCTCCACCCCCCGGGAGCACACTCGCATGCCACAGGGCGTCGGCTCCCGGGCATCGCCGGAGGACCAGGATCCGAAGGCAGGTCTGTGGGACTGCGTGGACGAAAAAAACGCCGGCGCTCCGATCGGAGCGCCGGCGTGAGGGCGTTCGCAGCGTGTTTAAAGGGCCTGAGACGCGCTCAGGCTGCTCGCCAGCTTTAGAGAGTCAAGCCACCGCCCGAGGCCAGGCAGCTATCCAGCGCCTCGGTCTGCTCCCAGCCGCATTTGCCATCAAAGCAGCCGCAGCTGGTGTACTCCTGATCATAACAGGCGTACTCCGGCAGGTACTCACAGGTGGTGATCAGATCGTCGGTGATCGATCCGCAGAGCTGACCGGAGCAACCGCCCACTTTACAGTCGAGAGCGCTGCGACACTCCGGCTTCTCGGCACGGCACTCACCCTCGTAGGCCACAGCCACACCGGCGCAGCCGGCCTCACAGCTGTTGCCGTAGGTCTGACCGTCTTCACCGCAGACCGGATCGTAGATCTGAGGACAGAAACACCCCTCAGACCGGCACTCACCCTCGTAGGCCACACCCACATCGGCGCAGCCGGCCTCACAGCTGTTGCCGTAGGTCTGACCGTCTTCACCACAGACCGGATCGTAGATTCGAGGGCAATAACATCCCTCGGGCTCACACTCACCCTCGTAGGCCACACCCACATCGGCGCAGCCGGCCTCGCAGCTGTTGCCGTAGGTCTGACCGTCTTCACCACAGACCGGATCGTAGACCTGAGGGCAATAGCACCCCTCGGGCTCACACTCCCCCTCATAGGCGACCGGAACACCGGCACAGCTGGCCTTGCAGCTGTTCCCGTAGGTCTGACCATCTTTGCCGCAGACCGGAGCAACCACCGCCGGGCACATGCAGCGATCCCCGAGATCAATGACCTCCTTCAGCGAGTCTCCGCCCAGCGCCCCCTGGGAGGCGGCGGGCTCTTCGGTTTCGGTGCTTCCACACCCCACCGCCACCGCCGCCACCAACGCCCCCATGACCAGCGAGCCACACCATGACTTCCACATCATTCGCATCGTCTCTCCTTTATCCATTCACAAAAACCGATAAAGACGCCCCCCGGGGCAGGCGTCCAACGCCGTGAGCGAGCATTCCCTTGCAGTGCCCCCCCTCGCCAGAGAGACGCGCCCGCAGACGCGTGCTGCACACGGGCGCCGGGGGCTCGGGCTGACGTCGGTCGTTGCGCCCTCACTCGCTGCGCCGACGTCGTTGTGCCCGGGCCCCTCGCGTCCCTGGCGATGGGGTGCCCTGCAAGGGCCCCTGGTCGCTCAAAGTGGGTAGACTATAACCGTGCCCCTCATCGATGTGAGGTGTCGCATTGTTAAGCATGGTGTGTAGATGTTGCGCGAGAGCGGTGCATCCCCTCAGCGGGGCCACACAAAAAAAGCGGCGCCCCTCTCGGAGCGCCGCTTTTCGTCATACGCGTCGTTCGCAACCTCAGCGGGGCGAATTGCCCTCAGCACATCTTAAAACCCGCCACACGCCCCTTCGTAAGCCACGGCCACATCGACGCAGGCCGCCTGGCAGGAGTTGCCGTAGGTGTGGCCATCTTCGCCGCAGACCGGCGCGTGAATCATCGGGCAGATGCAGTCCGCAGGAGGGAGCCGTCGGCAGGCGCCTTCATAGGCGATATCGACCCCGGCGCAGCCGGCTTTGCAGCCGTTGGAATAGGTCTGACCATCGGCACCACACACCGGCCTATACTCTTCGGTGCAGACGCAGTCGCCCGGGCCGTCATCGCGGCACTCGCCATCGTAGGCGACCGCCACATCGACGCAGGCCGCATGGCAGGAGTTGCCGTAGGTGGTGCCATCTTCGCCACAGACCGGCGCATGAATCATCGGGCAGATGCAGTGGGCCGGAGGCGTCTCCCCGGGCGGAGGCTCCGCCGGATACGCGTCCTCGTCGATGTCTTCATTCTCATAATAATCCTCGGGCTGCTCACCGGGCGGAGGCTCCGCCGGATACGCGTCCTCGTCGATGTCTTCATTCTCATAATAATCCTCGGGCTGCTCACCGGGCGGAGGCTCGTCGGCCGGCGACTCCCCATTCGGATCGGGGTTGTCGATATGATCGTTCTCCACCGCCCCCTGAGCGCTGGCCGCGTCGTCGGGGACGACCTCGCCGCCACAGCCCACAAGAGCCATCATCAGCAGCGCGCATAACGCGCCTCGAAGTCCAAATCCATGCATCATTTTAGTCATCATGTTGACCTCCCTGGTCAGTTATCGGTTGATGTTGCGAACGTCCCATCCATCAAAGCAATGCCTGTGCCAGACACGCGACACCTGTTGGATCGTCAGTAAACGCGCCATCTAAGGCCCATCACACCGATCGCGCGCGTCCCTCACTCCCTCAAAATTTCGGCATCGAACCACAGCGCGCGCTCAAAGATCTGTGAAACAAAACGAAACGCCGACCCTGTCCGGCCCGCACCGCCTGAGGACGCGCTGCGGCGCCTTCGCGATGAACGCATCGGATCAACGCATAAAAAAAGGCCCCCCTTCTCGGGGAGCCTCCTCTACGACGAGCTGACCTCAGACTCAGTCTTCCTGACCGGGCTGCGCCTGGCCACACGGACCTTCAGCGGCCACCGAGACCTCGGCGCACTCCGCCAGACAGACGTTGGCGTAGGTTTCCCCGTCCACCCCACAGACCGGCCGGAAGATGCGCGGGCATGCGCAGACCTTCTCGCTCGGCTCCTCTTCGCTCGTGGCCTCGCACTCACCTTCCGAGGCCACAGTCACCTCGGCGCACTCCGCCAGGCAGGCGTTGGCGTACGTCTCGCCATTCTCACCGCAGACCGGCGCAAAGATGCGCGGGCACGCGCAGACCTTCTCGCTCGGCTTCTCGCACTCACCCTCCGAGGCCACGTCCACTTCGGCGCACTCCGCCAGACAGGCGTTGGCATAGGTCTCACCATCTTCGCCACAGACCGGCGCGAAGATTCGCGGGCACATGCAAACCTCCTTACGATTCTGCTCGCACTCACCTTCGTAGGCCACCGCGACCTCCATGCAGGCCGCCTGGCAGGCATTACTGAAGGTGGTGCCATCCTCACCGCAGACCGGCATGTAGTTCATCGGGCAGATGCAGTCTTCCGGCGGCGTCTTCGGAGTGGAGGCATCCTGCTCCGGCGAGCTGGCCTGCTCGGAGGTGGAGGTGGGCTCGGACGTGTTTTTGTGGGCGCACCCGGCCAGCAGCGCAACCAGCAGCGCGCACATCGCGAGGTAGACTCCAGCGTGGTGTTTGAATGTCGTCATAAGGATCTTCCTGCCTGTGAAGGGGTTGGGTCAGGGCGTTCATCTCGAACACTCTAACAGAAGCGGCATCGAGCCCGGGTGCTATCCGCTCCCGAGAACTGAGACGGCTCGCGCGAGGAAATAGTCATCGCAAAAGATTGAAACACGCCAGCACCCCGCCCGGGCGCGCGCTCCACGCTCTATGACATGGAACGCGATGCCGCGGCCCGCATTTAGCCAAAAACTCAGAAACGGGCCATCACCCCGAAGGTGGGCAAAATCGGCAACCCCGTCAGCGGCTCGGAGTCGGTGTAGTCGTAGTTGTAGCGGGTGCCCTCTTCATTCTTCGCGTTGTAGACGTTGGTGACATCCAGGAACACCGCCAGGGTCCAGGTATCGAAGACAAAGCGACGATCCAGGCGCAGATCAAGCTGGTGGAAGGTCTTCGAGCGCACCGAGTTAGGCTCCCCGTAGCGGGGTCGGTAGCTGTCGCTATCCGCATCGAAGGACGCGCCGATCACCGGCGTCTGAGGGTTGCCGGTGACCACCCGGAAACGCGCCGAAAGATCGAGGTTCCAGGGCAAATTATACCCGGCGACCATCGTCAGAATATGGGTCTGGTCAAAGCTGTACGGGTCCCACTCCCCGGTGCGCAGGTTAAGCCGCTCCGACTTCGAAAGGGTGTAGCTCAGCCACCCGAAGAACTTGTCTTTGGGATAATGACGCAGCAAGAGCTCCACGCCGTAGGAGCGCCCCTGACCCTCGTTTTCGTAGATCAACGGCTCCGACTCCCCGGTCTGCTCGTTGATGGTCTGCGCCGGGGTGTCATTCACCAGATCGAAGGCGTCCCGATAATAAAGCGTCGCGTCTACCTCCAGATGGGCGCGAGGCTGCCACTCGGCCCCCACCGCGTAATGCATCGCCTTCTCGAAGGTCAGATCGGGGTTGCCAAAGTCCTCTTCGGTCTGCCCCGGAATCGGCGGCTGAGTAAAGAGTCCGACCCCACCTTTGAGCACCACCGCCTTGTTGATCTCAAAGCGCGAGGAGAAGCGCGGCGAGATCGAAACGGCGTTGACGGGCCCGAAATAGTCGGCGCGCACGCCGGGGGTGAGCGTCCAGCGATCAAAAGCCTTGTACTGCGCCTCGGCATAGACTGCCGGAAGGATCTCGGGGGTCGAGCGCGAGCCCACAAGCCCATCACTTCCGATATTCGGCGCGTCGCCCTGCCCGTCAGGCGACACACCGTCGTCCGGGGAGCTATCAAAGGCGGGCACCGCGTAGGAGTACACGACGTTGGAGAGTTGCGCGTCCACACCGGTACGCAGGCGCAGGTTCTCGGAGAGCTTCCAGCGCAGATCGTTGCGGATCGCCGACTGGTAATAGTCCAGGTCGAAGAAGATGTCTTCGCCAGCCTCCAGCGCCACGGTGTTCAGACCAAAGGAGGTCATCAGGGTGTTCTCAATCGCCCCGCCCTCGGGCTTCCACTCCCAGCGAATCTGCCCGCGGTGAAAGGAGTTGCCAAAGCCCGCGTCGCGAATCTGGATGTTCTGATCCCCCTGCGGCTCCCCATCGGGAAGAATCACATCGATCTGGTCATCGGAGCCGTAGACGAAGAACTCCACCTTATGGGCGCCGCTCTCGCTGCGGTAAGTCACCCAGCTCTGGTAGTCGAAGTAGCGCGGTGCGACGACCGTATCGATCTCCAGCGCCCGCAACACCGTGGGCAAGAAGAAGTCGTAGTAGCTTCGGCGACCGGCCAGCGCAAAACTCCACCGCTCGTTGATCGGCCCCTCCACGATCGCGGAGGTGTCGAGCAGATCGACCTCGACCATGCCATGAAAACGATCGTTACGCGGCGAACGCGTGCGCAGGTCGATCACCCCGGCGGTGGCCCGGCCGTAGTAGGTGGAGAAGTTGCCCGGATAAAAGTCGATCGCCTCAACCATCTCGGTGTTGATGACCGCCGGGCCGCCAAAGAAGTGATACACCAGCGGGATGGAGTCACCCTCCAAAAAGATCTTGGTGTCGTTGGGCGACGAGCCGCGCACAATGATCTGGCCGCTGATGAACTGCGCCCGCGCCACACCGGGGAGGTTCTGCACGACGCGCACCACGTCGCCACCGGTCCCCGGGATGCGTCGTACTTCATCGAGTTCAATGGTCTGGCGGTTGACCTCCTGACGCTGGCGTCGCGTCACGGTGCGGCCACGAAACGTCCCCTCATCGTCGGCGGGCACATAGTAATTACCGCTGGTCACCTCTCCGGCGGCCACCTCCACCTCGAAGGTCGAGGTGACATATCCCGAGGAGGCCGCCCGCAGGATGTACTGACCGGGCTCTACTCCGGCAAAACCAAAGCGCCCACCACCTTCACTGAAGCCCTGGCGAACCTCCTGCTGGGTCTGCGCGTCGAGCAGCTGCAACTCCGCCCCGGCCAGCGGAGCGCGCGAGCCCGCCTCGCGGATCTCGCCAATGACGTTGTCCTGAGCGCGGGGCACCCGATACTCGACCTCGACCAGCTGACCGGCCAGAAGCTCAATGTCGGTCTCAAAATCGAGGTAGGCATCGACCTGCAAGAAGACCTGGTACTCACCCGGAGGCACGTTGCCAAAGTAGAAGCTGCCATCGGCCTCACTGAGCGCGCTGGCCTCGGGTTTGGGCTCATAGTCATCGCCGGTGTAGACGATGCGCACCTCAGCCCCCTCAATGCCCTCGCCACTCTCCGGGTCGAGCACCACGCCGGTAAACTCCGCCGGCAAGATCGGCAGGCTAAAGCGCACCGTGAAGTTCAACGACACCGGGATCGGCTCCCCGTTGAGGCGAGCCGGCTCAAACTTAAACTGGCGCGCGGCCTCGGCGGCCGCTTCATCCAGGCCGTACCCAAGGCCCTCCACCACCTCGACCTTCGAGACATCGCCGGCGGTGTTGATGGTCAGCTCCAGGATCACCGCGCCTTCCACCCGCGCGTCAACCGCCTCATCGGTGTAGTCCGCCGCAACCTCGCGCAGGAGCTGCGGAGGTTGAAGCTCTCCGCGGGCGGTGCGTTGTGTGGGCGGAGGCGCCGGCGCCTCTTCGGGCGCCTCGCCAGGCGCGCCCCCCTCCTCTTGAGGCGCCTCCGACGGCGCCTCCCCGGTTGGAGGCTGTTGAGCCAGAAGGGTCGCCGGCGTCATCGCAACCATCGAGAGCGCCAGCACCCACATCATCCATCGCGTTTTCATCAGCATCATCCTTTACTCCACCACCAGCAGGCGCCGCTCAATAAAGTCCACCCCCAGGCGCGCGTCGCGCACCACCGACCACAGGCGCACCCCGCAGCCCTCGGCCTCGGGCTCCTGGCACTCCACTTCGGCCTGGCTCGACGAGACCACCAGCGTGGTGATCGGCGCCTCCTCCAGCGTGGTATCCGGCAGCACAAAAAGTCGGCGAGAGCCGTCGAGGGTGCCGGAGGTCGTGAAGTAGCGGAACACAAAGGCTTCCTGCCGTGCCGGCGGGGCCTCCTCGGCCCCCTCAGGGATCGGGGGCTGGTAGGTTTCCACGCTCTCGGGGCTTACCACCGCGCGCAGCTCCATCGTGATACCGCTGGCCACACGAAGATCCGCGTCTTCGGGGATGGCCACCCACTGGTCGTCATGCGCCGCATCGGCCGCCACCTCCCAGCCCGCCCGATCGCGCAGCTCCGAGAGATCGCCCGGCTCCTCAGGCCGCACCTCCAACGCCATCATCACCGGGTTGGTGTTCGGGTTCTCCCCTCCGGTCGAGAGCGTGAGCGACTTCGAGGAGACGATCGATTCGCCACCGGCCGACACCTCCAGACGCACCGAGATCTCATAGCCCCGGCTGCAGTCGGTCACCGGCAAGAAGCGCGCGAGCTCCGGATCGTCGAAACGCTCGGCGATCGCCTCCTGAATCGCCTCGCAGAACCCCAGCACCTGGGCTTCGGTGAAGGGGTTCTCAAAAACCACCTCCGCCTCAGTCCCCAGCTCAAAGTCGACGCCCTGCACCCCCAGCTCCGCCAGCTCCTCATCGCCGATGGGGCAGGTATAGCCGTCGGCCGCCGAGCTCTCCAGCGGACACCACGACCAGGCGT
The sequence above is drawn from the Lujinxingia sediminis genome and encodes:
- a CDS encoding Kazal-type serine protease inhibitor family protein, encoding MTTFKHHAGVYLAMCALLVALLAGCAHKNTSEPTSTSEQASSPEQDASTPKTPPEDCICPMNYMPVCGEDGTTFSNACQAACMEVAVAYEGECEQNRKEVCMCPRIFAPVCGEDGETYANACLAECAEVDVASEGECEKPSEKVCACPRIFAPVCGENGETYANACLAECAEVTVASEGECEATSEEEPSEKVCACPRIFRPVCGVDGETYANVCLAECAEVSVAAEGPCGQAQPGQED
- a CDS encoding TonB-dependent receptor domain-containing protein — its product is MMLMKTRWMMWVLALSMVAMTPATLLAQQPPTGEAPSEAPQEEGGAPGEAPEEAPAPPPTQRTARGELQPPQLLREVAADYTDEAVDARVEGAVILELTINTAGDVSKVEVVEGLGYGLDEAAAEAARQFKFEPARLNGEPIPVSLNFTVRFSLPILPAEFTGVVLDPESGEGIEGAEVRIVYTGDDYEPKPEASALSEADGSFYFGNVPPGEYQVFLQVDAYLDFETDIELLAGQLVEVEYRVPRAQDNVIGEIREAGSRAPLAGAELQLLDAQTQQEVRQGFSEGGGRFGFAGVEPGQYILRAASSGYVTSTFEVEVAAGEVTSGNYYVPADDEGTFRGRTVTRRQRQEVNRQTIELDEVRRIPGTGGDVVRVVQNLPGVARAQFISGQIIVRGSSPNDTKIFLEGDSIPLVYHFFGGPAVINTEMVEAIDFYPGNFSTYYGRATAGVIDLRTRSPRNDRFHGMVEVDLLDTSAIVEGPINERWSFALAGRRSYYDFFLPTVLRALEIDTVVAPRYFDYQSWVTYRSESGAHKVEFFVYGSDDQIDVILPDGEPQGDQNIQIRDAGFGNSFHRGQIRWEWKPEGGAIENTLMTSFGLNTVALEAGEDIFFDLDYYQSAIRNDLRWKLSENLRLRTGVDAQLSNVVYSYAVPAFDSSPDDGVSPDGQGDAPNIGSDGLVGSRSTPEILPAVYAEAQYKAFDRWTLTPGVRADYFGPVNAVSISPRFSSRFEINKAVVLKGGVGLFTQPPIPGQTEEDFGNPDLTFEKAMHYAVGAEWQPRAHLEVDATLYYRDAFDLVNDTPAQTINEQTGESEPLIYENEGQGRSYGVELLLRHYPKDKFFGWLSYTLSKSERLNLRTGEWDPYSFDQTHILTMVAGYNLPWNLDLSARFRVVTGNPQTPVIGASFDADSDSYRPRYGEPNSVRSKTFHQLDLRLDRRFVFDTWTLAVFLDVTNVYNAKNEEGTRYNYDYTDSEPLTGLPILPTFGVMARF
- a CDS encoding Kazal-type serine protease inhibitor domain-containing protein; its protein translation is MRMMWKSWCGSLVMGALVAAVAVGCGSTETEEPAASQGALGGDSLKEVIDLGDRCMCPAVVAPVCGKDGQTYGNSCKASCAGVPVAYEGECEPEGCYCPQVYDPVCGEDGQTYGNSCEAGCADVGVAYEGECEPEGCYCPRIYDPVCGEDGQTYGNSCEAGCADVGVAYEGECRSEGCFCPQIYDPVCGEDGQTYGNSCEAGCAGVAVAYEGECRAEKPECRSALDCKVGGCSGQLCGSITDDLITTCEYLPEYACYDQEYTSCGCFDGKCGWEQTEALDSCLASGGGLTL
- a CDS encoding Kazal-type serine protease inhibitor family protein; the encoded protein is MMTKMMHGFGLRGALCALLMMALVGCGGEVVPDDAASAQGAVENDHIDNPDPNGESPADEPPPGEQPEDYYENEDIDEDAYPAEPPPGEQPEDYYENEDIDEDAYPAEPPPGETPPAHCICPMIHAPVCGEDGTTYGNSCHAACVDVAVAYDGECRDDGPGDCVCTEEYRPVCGADGQTYSNGCKAGCAGVDIAYEGACRRLPPADCICPMIHAPVCGEDGHTYGNSCQAACVDVAVAYEGACGGF